One window of Triticum dicoccoides isolate Atlit2015 ecotype Zavitan chromosome 5A, WEW_v2.0, whole genome shotgun sequence genomic DNA carries:
- the LOC119297284 gene encoding uncharacterized protein LOC119297284, with product MGVRSRRRRKNGRRDASPAATHRLPDELIEARIRLDLLDGDRRPQFSCTPSVPKYLYLGTEGILDKDTAEFSISCFPDDMCTVPDEATRIRVVGGEDGAAVHIAVLTKYFLEVFVQAEDSGKWVSKTRFSLSQAIRELFGDKIKKPHITVTC from the exons ATGGGGGTTCGCAGCCGCCGCCGTCGCAAGAATGGTCGGAGGGACGCGTCGCCGGCGGCCACGCACCGCCTTCCCGACGAGCTGATCGA GGCACGCATCAGACTGGATCTACTGGATGGTGACCGCAGACCACAGttttcttgtactccctccgttcctaaat acttatatttaggaacggagggaatactcGACAAGGACACCGCAGAGTTCTCCATTTCCTGTTTCCCGGACGACATGTGCACTGTGCCAGACGAGGCCACCAGGATCCgggtcgtcggcggcgaggacGGTGCTGCGGTGCACATCGCCGTCCTGACCAAATACTTCCTGGAGGTCTTCGTGCAAGCGGAAGACAGCGGCAAATGGGTGTCGAAGACAAGGTTCTCATTGTCGCAGGCGATTCGTGAGCTGTTTGGGGACAAGATCAAGAAACCTCACATCACCGTCACTTGCTGA
- the LOC119301303 gene encoding receptor-like protein kinase HSL1 gives MAALHRLLLLLLPLVGLLVLLPLPIAASDDASYLLAAKAVLSDPAGALSVWDAGSSHSLCAWPHVLCAGKSTAVAGLYLVKLSLAGGFPASVCSLRSLQHLDLSQNDLVGPLPACLTALPALLNLTLAGNGFSGEVPPAYGGGFRSLVVLNLVQNSISGEFPWFLAKISTLQELLLAYNAFTPSPLPEKLGDLADLRELFLANCSLSGKIPPSIGNLGNLVNLDLSMNALSGEIPRSIGNLSSLVQMELYKNQLSGRIPVGLGGLKKLRFLDISMNRLTGEIPEDIFAAPSLESVHIYQNNLTGRLPASLGAATRLADLRMFGNQIEGPFPPEFGKHCPLGFLDMSDNRMSGPIPATLCASGKLAQLMLLDNQFEGAIPAEFGQCRTLTRVRLQNNRLSGSVPPEFWALPLVQMLELRSNALSGTVDPAIGGAKNLFDLLIQGNRFTGVLPAELGNLSLLRRLLASDNNFSGPVPPSLVELSELSQLDLSNNSLSGEIPRKIGQLKQLTVLNLSHNHLAGTIPPELGEIHRMNSLDLSENELSGEVPVQLQNLVLSAFNLSYNKLSGPLPLFFSATYQQSFLGNPGLCHGVCAGNDDHGAIPAARVHLIVSILAASAIVLLMGLAWFTYKYRSYKKRAAEISAVESSWDLTSFHKVEFSEMDIVNSLDENNVIGKGAAGKVYKVVVGPSSEAMAVKKLWDSDVESKKKRNDTFEAEVATLSNVRHKNIVKLFCCVTNGTCRLLVYEYMPNGSLGDFLHSAKAGILDWPTRYKIAVHAAEGLSYLHHDCVPSIVHRDVKSNNILLDAEFGAKVADFGVAKTIENGPATMSVIAGSCGYIAPEYAYTLHVTEKSDVYSFGVVILELVTGKRPMAPEIGEKHLVVWVCDNVDQHGAESVLDHRLVGQSHDEMCKVLNIGLLCVNTVPTKRPPMRAVVKMLQEVGGQNKPKAKEEVAPSL, from the exons ATGGCTGCGCTccaccgcctccttctcctcctccttcctctcgtCGGCCTCCTAGTTCTACTCCCACTCCCGATTGCCGCCTCCGACGACGCCAGTTACCTCCTCGCCGCCAAGGCTGTGCTCTCTGACCCCGCCGGCGCCCTCTCCGTCTGGGATGCCGGGTCCAGCCATTCCCTCTGCGCGTGGCCGCACGTGTTGTGCGCCGGAAAATCCACCGCCGTGGCCGGGCTCTACCTcgtcaagctctccctcgccggcggcTTCCCGGCCTCGGTTTGCTCGTTGAGGTCCCTGCAGCACCTCGACCTCTCCCAGAACGACCTAGTGGGCCCTCTGCCCGCCTGCCTCACCGCCCTCCCTGCACTCTTGAACCTCACCCTCGCCGGGAACGGcttctccggcgaggtcccgccggcTTACGGCGGCGGCTTCCGGTCGCTCGTCGTGCTCAACCTGGTCCAGAACTCCATCTCCGGCGAGTTCCCCTGGTTCCTGGCCAAAATCAGCACCCTCCAGGAGCTCCTGCTCGCCTACAACGCGTTcacgccgtcgccgttgccggagaAGCTCGGCGACCTCGCCGACCTCCGGGAGCTGTTTCTCGCCAACTGCTCCCTGAGCGGTAAAATCCCTCCTTCCATCGGAAACCTCGGGAATCTCGTCAATCTGGACCTCTCCATGAACGCCCTCTCCGGCGAGATACCCAGGAGCATTGGGAATTTGAGTTCTCTGGTCCAGATGGAGCTCTACAAGAACCAGCTCTCCGGGAGGATACCGGTGGGGCTGGGGGGTCTCAAGAAGCTCCGGTTCTTGGACATCTCCATGAACCGGCTAACCGGCGAGATACCGGAGGACATTTTCGCCGCGCCAAGCCTGGAGAGCGTGCACATTTATCAGAACAACCTGACCGGGCGCTTGCCGGCGTCGCTGGGGGCGGCGACGCGTCTTGCCGATCTAAGGATGTTCGGCAACCAGATCGAGGGGCCGTTCCCGCCGGAGTTCGGGAAGCATTGCCCCCTCGGGTTCCTGGACATGTCGGACAACCGTATGTCGGGACCAATCCCGGCGACGCTGTGCGCTTCAGGGAAGCTGGCGCAGCTCATGCTGCTGGACAACCAGTTCGAGGGCGCCATTCCGGCGGAGTTCGGGCAATGCCGGACACTGACGAGGGTCCGGCTGCAGAACAACCGCCTCTCCGGGTCCGTGCCGCCGGAATTCTGGGCGCTTCCTCTTGTCCAGATGCTCGAGCTTCGTTCCAATGCTCTGTCCGGCACGGTCGATCCTGCCATTGGCGGTGCCAAGAACCTGTTCGACCTGCTCATACAGGGCAACCGATTCACCGGCGTTCTGccagccgagctggggaatttgtcCTTGCTGCGAAGGCTTCTTGCATCAGACAACAACTTCTCCGGTCCGGTGCCGCCGTCGCTCGTCGAGCTTTCTGAGCTATCCCAGCTCGACCTGAGCAACAATTCCCTCTCCGGGGAGATCCCACGGAAGATTGGACAGCTGAAGCAGCTGACAGTGCTGAACCTTTCGCACAACCACCTCGCCGGGACGATCCCTCCAGAGCTCGGGGAAATCCACCGGATGAACTCGCTGGACTTGTCGGAGAACGAGCTCTCCGGCGAGGTGCCCGTGCAACTGCAGAATCTCGTGCTCTCTGCTTTCAACCTGTCGTATAACAAGCTCAGTGGACCTCTGCCTCTCTTCTTCAGTGCCACGTACCAGCAGAGCTTCTTGGGTAACCCCGGCCTGTGCCATGGGGTATGCGCAGGCAACGACGACCACGGTGCCATCCCAGCCGCCAGAGTCCACCTGATCGTCTCCATCCTCGCGGCATCTGCCATCGTCCTGCTCATGGGTTTAGCATGGTTCACTTACAAGTACAGAAGCTACAAGAAGCGTGCCGCTGAAATCAGTGCTGTCGAGTCAAGTTGGGACCTCACATCCTTCCACAAGGTGGAGTTCAGTGAGATGGACATAGTGAACAGCCTCGACGAGAACAACGTGATCGGCAAGGGTGCGGCAGGGAAGGTGTACAAGGTGGTTGTTGGGCCTAGCAGTGAGGCCATGGCTGTCAAGAAGCTCTGGGACAGCGACGTCGAAAGCAAGAAGAAGAGGAACGATACTTTTGAGGCTGAGGTGGCCACACTGAGCAATGTCAGGCACAAGAACATCGTCAAGCTCTTCTGCTGCGTGACCAACGGCACCTGCCGGCTGCTTGTCTACGAGTACATGCCGAATGGCAGCCTGGGGGACTTCCTCCACAGTGCCAAAGCCGGCATCCTGGATTGGCCAACGAGGTATAAGATCGCGGTCCATGCCGCCGAGGGCCTCTCCTACTTGCACCATGACTGCGTACCCTCGATCGTCCACCGGGACGTGAAGTCGAACAACATTTTGCTCGATGCGGAGTTCGGCGCAAAGGTTGCGGACTTTGGTGTTGCAAAGACTATTGAGAATGGGCCGGCCACCATGTCAGTCATCGCTGGCTCCTGTGGTTACATTGCTCCTG AGTATGCCTACACCCTCCATGTAACCGAGAAGAGCGACGTGTACAGCTTTGGCGTGGTCATTCTGGAGCTCGTCACCGGCAAGAGGCCCATGGCGCCAGAGATCGGCGAGAAGCACCTGGTGGTCTGGGTTTGCGACAATGTCGATCAGCATGGTGCGGAGTCTGTTCTTGATCACAGGCTTGTTGGCCAGTCCCATGATGAGATGTGCAAGGTTCTGAACATCGGCCTGCTGTGCGTCAACACCGTCCCGACCAAACGTCCACCGATGAGGGCTGTGGTGAAGATGCTGCAAGAGGTTGGGGGACAGAACAAGCCCAAGGCGAAGGAGGAGGTGGCCCCTTCTCTCTGA